TGAAGAAACAGACAAGCAACTGCCCAAGAGgtggaaccaggattcaaacacagCAAATCTGGCTTTCTGATCTGTGTTCATTTGAGGGAATTTTGTTGTCAAATTTCCATTTGACTATGCCAGTGTAGACTCACCTTCCATATCAAGGCAGATTGTGGCCTCTGGCAGAAAGACCCTAAATAGCTCTTTTAAAGTACGTCTCAGCCAGTCACCTGGGCAGCCACTGATAATGATGTGAACTGTGCAATGAATGTCATGGCATTCTGCTTATTAGCACATAATACATTAGGGGCTGTTGGTGGGTTTGCCCAGTGACTCCAGCTGAATGCCAAGAAACCTTTGGTTTATACTCACAGTGTAAGTCATATGGTTGCATAGTGGCCTTGAGCTAGATTTAGCTTTCTAGTTTTTACctcttgtttttcatatttaatagaAGACCAGTTATTTACATTTTGAGTGCAATTCCAACATTTGAATGTAATTGCTGCTTAATCTGTCCATGCTGATAGCCCAAAGGTGGCACACTCAAGAGGTTATGTGGATAGCTTGAGATTGTTAAACTTGAATATCCAgaggccaggcttcctcactttCCTTCCCCACCAGTTCTGCAGTTGCTTCCCTGTTTGTTAGTGCTTCCCAAGGAAGAAAGTGATGGAATGGGGGAGAAAGGCTTCTCAACAAGATCTCCTAGTAGTGCACATTTACAGACGGAAGGGAGGAAAAGCGCCATGGGCATCAGCAAGGCTCATGTGTTACTTGTTTTCTTCATAAGGTTCACCCGGCTCAGTAACCTGTTTGCGACAAGACAACCAGAAGACCCCCTGAGGAAGGCATCCTCAAGCACCTGACTTTCTATTGACAACCGAACAAGGACCTTCTATCCTCATCGACAGAAACATCAAGGAaatcaatttatattttcagCCCATATCAGTTCTTTTGACATGTTCAAACTCCCCCTTTGCTCCCTGTGCCTGTTATGTGGAACAGCATTTCCTTTAAGTTTCTGTAAATTTTTAAACTTAAGGGGATGCTCTGCTAACCTGCTGGAATGTGGGTGAATCATCATCTCTATCAGCCTAAGAGATTCTAAACAAAGAATCCAATAACTTAGAACAAGCTTCTCATCTTacagataaaggaaaaaagactCAGAGAGGGTTAGTGATCTATTCAAGGTCACAAAAGATTTCATGTTTAGAGTGGGCACTCCTGACCCCTATTTATTGCAGTAATTCAGTTTTTCAGAGTGTGCCATATTGCTACAACCATCCTTTCCTTTCCAGACTGTCTCAAGAACTACTGTACCTTTGTTGGTGTTTGGCAGTTAGATATGCAGGCAGTATTCTAAGTATACAGGACATATGTCTTTAATTAACAGCAGCaaaatttttgtgtgtatgtgtatatatgtatcttcTCTGCTTCTGTTCCCTATGCCATCTATGGAACTTGACCACTACCTTTCTCCAAGTATcatctttaagaaagaaaatgccattgTGTAGGTTGTCAGCTCCTTGTCAGAACTTTTCTAGGGCTTTCTGTGCTTAACAGCAAATGCTACACATGGCCTCTGGGGATTCATCAGAGGCACTGGGCTTGCAGACAAGGCCCCTAGTTCTTTCAGCTCTCCGGGACTCTCCTGGACCCATGAGAGGCAGATGACCCATGAGAGGAGATTTTGAATTTGAAGGGATGGATGAAGAATCAgcaaaggaatggaaaatagGGGAGTGCCATAGAAGGGCACGCTGGCAGCTCTAATTACCCATACAAATAGATTTCAATGCAAAGTGGTGAGTAATTAAAAAACTCCATTTGCCTATGGAAATGAGGGGCATCATTTATTCTGGCAGCAGATTCCCCTAGCTAATTATGTTTTTCATAGgctgaaattaaaattaattttcacccTCATCACGCAATGGCTGGGTACTGGTGAGAAGATGTGGGAATGGAACCTTCCTGGGGGTACAGGCTAGGCACACCAGGGACAGCCTTCATGTGGCGAAGCATTTCAAAGATAGGGGTGGTCATAGGACAAAGAAGTTTGGCCCAGAAAAGGATGGTGGTTAGAGACTGAGAATTTTCTCAGCCGTTGCTCTATCAGGAGCAGCTATGGATCTTTGTCAGTAACGTCCCATTTGGTAAGAAGTAGCAGGTGACTCCCTGGCAGTGATATGGGCTAGTTTTGGTTAAAGTTTACTGTTGGCACTTCAGACACCATCCAATGGTGCACCTTCAACTCCTATGCATCTTTTGGGATCTGCAATGGTAGTCAAGAGTGCTACCAAATGCCAGTCTATTACAGGTACCCATTAAATGTCATAGTACCCATTACATTCTATTAACCCTTACCATTAGAAAAGGCAGGGAAAAGTGAGCTTACAAAGGAcacaggaagaaaagggagaaaataatttaCCACtgacatgtacatacacataatttCAGACTTAAGCCCAATATTTGGGGGCATCCTTCATTTGGAATTCTgcatatatttcttctctgaatcaTCTTAACATGAATTGCTTCCAAAGAAAAGAGCATTTGATGTCACAGTTCATTGAAAAGGAACACAATGAACGTAAGCAAGACAGGAAGTGATCTTTGGAAGAAAAACCCCAGAAAGCATTACCTCTAGAAAAgttagtcatttaaaaaactttGCAGGAGGACAAAATATGCATGCTTTTCATTAGAATCAAAATGGCATTTAGAACAGAACTGTTCAATTAAGGATGTTGAAATTACAACATTTTCCAGAACTTAATACGATTATAACAGTTTGTGTAATTATTGTACTATTTTGTACTTCTTCATCACCCACACCATTTTAGTGGAATAGCCTTTGATGCTTTTTTATTAGCATATGTGATCTTTCTTCAGACTGTGGTGAAGACACTGGGTAAAGAGAATActcataatttaaattaaaatacccATATTAGTATGGCCTCCCTTTCCAGTGTATAAAGAAGGTATATGGTACTTGTTAATTTcgttaacaatttttattttgtccagTGATAGTTAAATTGAAGCCTGGAGCTGTCTTCTTCTGAGACTTctcatttcagaaaaattatttaaagccaTAGGAAGGAAGGACCTATAACATGTGGGAAGTAGAGtgcatttttttctgacttatttacCTAATATTGATGCAATATTTCCCAGGGATGCCTTTTCCCCTCTTATGatgattttatataatttaaataaaagtacAAAGTAACAGATCCCTGTCTAAATTACACAAAAATTAGAGCTAAGTGGTCTGTAAATGATCCCATAAATGGGGATATAAACCTCTAATTAAGGCTctgaaaagagtaaaatattttaattcagcaaAGAATTAATGGGACTTTTACACATATTTTAGAATGTGTCTAGCAACCCTGGAAATGGAGATGAAGTTGCTAGTGAACCTATGTGGAAGTCTGCTACCATGAATGGATTTTTTATAAGGTACAAAAATAATCTATTATTATCATCatagattaaaataattaaaatatcttagAACACTCATAACTAAATATAGCCTTAGTATGTAAAGGGCAAGGGTGGAGGTTTAAGATTTTGAACATTGATTTCATTCACAAAAAAGTGTGATGTGTAATGCATAATGTGCAGCTATTATTTATATCCAAAACAGCTACTATAAGAATAATTTGTTgcaatatactttaaaataagaaGATAGAAAATTTGCCTTAAACTCTTGTATGGAAAAAATCCCTTAATTTAAAAGGTTCATGGGTATTCACATCAATGTGCTATGgtattagaatatattttatttttcatctaatttccttcttatATAGGCTGataacatataataaataagttTTCACTGCTATTCTTGTACTAGTCCCAAAGGAGTCTATGGCAATGCCTTTTCTGAAATTACTAATTTTATCCCAATCCATGTTGATGATTATGGAgatgaaacaaaaaatactgcattttacactgaaaaaaaaaatgactcccTGGTCAACTATCCAGGTTAATAATACTCCTCCATATGGAAAAGCTTCCCAGTATGACTAATTAGCTCTTGCAGCTAATAGAAAAATCAGTATATCCCTATTGATTATGTATATTTGGGATGGTAAGGGAACCTTTGTActtcacagaaaataataaagagcatTTCTTGCAGATATTCTGGAAGGGCCAAAGAATACTTTTGACTGCACTGTGAAGGGCTGCAGACAATAGAGGAAAAGCAGGGCCAGTTCCTGTAGCATCAGGAAGTAGtaaggaagtaagaatgaaacTACAAAAGCCAAACAGAGggtctctttgttttttgtttttggtacttCCTTACAGTGAAGATATATCCTAAGCTGTCAGAACCACATTAAATGGGGCATAGCTAAATTGAGTGCCTCTGATAAGGGGCTCTGCTGGGATATCAAAGTTTTAGATCAGGTGGATTGAATTTCCGGCATATTGCACATTTCCACACgttcattttctctccttcctttcagtGACAATACAAGGGCAGCCTTAGATATGCTTGTAATTTGTGGTTTTTATAAAACAGGGACATCTGTGTTTACAAAGAAGGGAGGATACCATGGAAGCCAAGGGCAAATATGggggaaaaaggagaagaaaacttTTGCAAAGAACATAGTCTGCGTAAGAGTtcagagagttaaaaaaaataccttatgGCTTTTCAGATTCAAGAGCTATTTCAAAAAAACAATGTGCATTGTCTCAAAGTATGCCTATGAAACTCTAAGGAACCCTAAACATCAAAAAGTAGTTAAACTAATAATTAATAACTGATAATGCCAATCACGAACATCTTTCAAATCTCCTCAGGTTTTTCCTGAGGAAACAGTAGTAGGTACTATACAGTAAGTGCTTTAAAACTTCCATGGAAGAACAATGAACATCACCAAATCAATTATGCATGAACAGGAAAGATGTAAGGAGACTAAGTGCAATTTCAGgtgattttaaaacagaaatattactCAAAACCAGCATACCcaggagaaatataaaaatgcccttttattaatttttttaaaggaaagtacCCCCTGAATTCTGGACTTCATAATTAAAAGACTAAAATGATAATACATCAAGTTCCCAAAAGGATTTCTTAGTCTTAACACCTTCTGTCTTGAGAGGATGAACTGGTACTTACAGCTtgcagtgaaaatgaaaaatgcttatATCAAATCATCAAAATAGCCAATATTCTCTTAAATTGTTTAGtacttaatattttctataatcATGTTCATTCCTTTTCGTGTTGCTGGAAATGATGGAAACAATCATCAAAACAAATTTCCAGCACAAGAGTGTAATTTGAAGATGATACCAACAGTGTCATTTGTGCATCACTTGCCTGCACTGTGATTACAGGTTCCTCCTGAAAAAGAGGGCTAAAAAACCAACCGCCCTGGAGGGAGCCACGCCCATTCACAATgcagctgccctctctctctctactaAAGTGGTCACCAGAATTTCTCACTTTTCTCTAACTTTCTCAGTGCACCCCCTTGCCCCCCAATCTCGGGCTCACATATTTTCATCAACAAAGGTAGAAAGAACCCTGCCAGCCAGTCTCAAAGCCTAACACCTTCTAACCAGATGGTGGAGCACTTACCAGTGAGCCTTTTGGTGTTTCCAGATCAGCTTtagttttgatgtttttcttgtGGTTTCCTTGAGGGCTGGTAGAGCTGCAGGTGAGACCCGAGCCCTGGGAGCTGCCCTTTAACACACTCCTGCAGGCAACACTATTTGatccattttctgtctggtgagcTGCTTTCTTATCAACTCTGTAGGTAGAAAGTGATTCCTCTGATAAATTACATTGTTCTTCCCCAATTGCTCTATTTTCCCCAATCCTTTAATGTTTAAAGTAACCTTCCTGTATCCTTTTGTCTTTAAATCTTTGAGTGATAAGTGTTTCTCAACTGGCCTCTATCAAATCTTCCTCTTATAGTCCAGTAGTGTGTCAATTTAGATTTGATAAtgtaataatttcttttaattttatgaacACTTGAGAGATGGGGGCAGGTGGGTGCAAAATAAAAACCACCGAAGAGTGATTGCTAAATACAGTTCTGGCTTAAGATCAGCAGGAAATGTAATTACCTCTGGAAAGTTTATAAGTATATGTTTGCTTGGTACAATCAATGGGACCAGCATAATTTGAAACGTATGtgtaattttcttccatttcatgcCATGTGGGTACATTCATGGTTCCCTGTGTAGGTGGAATTTCTATCAACCTTGATAAAATTTACCATTCTTTAATTTCAAAGACCATTGGTTTGTTTAACAAAGTAACATGGTctaaattatcattttattgctaacttttatttcattgtttaaattctGGCTAATGTATAAAAATCTGCTACTATGAATTTCTGCTTGTATGAAAACCATGCTTGACTGGAATTTAATATGCAGGAAGCAAACAAGTCTTCTTGTGGACAGGCAGTGGGGGGGCACCTCTCAACACTGCCACCCACTTTGCCAATGTTTTACCTGTTCAAAAGTTCTGTCAAAAAGGTATCTTTTGTTGAACCCGTAACAGGGCTGGGTCTGCTTCGCTGTTCAAATGTCATTTGGTGGTAAATGTCCAGTGGcgttttcagataatttttgcTTGGCAAACCACCGTCTGGGCTATCTGCCACGTCGGAGTCCCTGTTAAGCCCATTTTCTATCTCAAACTGTAGTTCGggattctttctctctttttttctctctgattttagCTGTTTGTTTCCAAACCCCAAACCTTTTGcatctttcctttccattttggaGACATCCATTTTCCTGCTACTGAGAGCTGGAAGTCTGCTCCGTCTAAAACCAAACCAGCTGGCAAAGGAAGGCCCGGGCTTCGGCTTTGCCTCCACAGACGTGGACTTTGTTTGCACTTGGCCCTTTTCCACATTTTCCTGAATGCACAACATGACCTTTTCTTCAATTGTGGGTGAGATGGGGGCTTCTGGGCTCACAGCACCAGTCCTGCTTGTGGAATTATCTGGATATCTTCCAGAAGTTTCTAGCTTGGGAGTCCTGCTTGTTTCAGTGTTGGTTGCACACTGTGTCCTCCCTGGACTTTGTAGGACTCGTGGGCAGTctgctggggtgggtgggcatcTGCAGTGGTCGCTGCCTGACTCCTCAGGGACAGCCACACGGGGGCCTcctccctgagggcaggcctgCTGGTCTTCCATTCCAGCAGGGGCGAGGGGCCCTGCGGATCTCCGAGGGATCCTCCAAGGCAACTTGCGTGGGCTCCGGTGCTGGCTGCCAGGGCTCCCCGTGCTCCCCAGGGGGCTTTGCCTGGAGGAGGGATGCCCCAGGGGCCTCCCGGCACTGGGCGGACTGTCAGGCATGGGGGCAGCAGAGGTCTTGTGCGGAGAGCCTTCCGTGGAAGAGCTCTGCCGGGTGAGGGAACTGCCCCTCTCAGCAGTGGTGGTGATAATCTGAGTTCGGACTTTGCCGGGCCCTTCCATGGGCGGAGTTGGGGGCTTGTCTCCTGAGCGAGTGCTGAAACTCTGGCTGCGGGCTTTGGCTCCGTTCATGCCTAGAGCTGGTTTGGGGTGTGGCTTGTTGGAGGAAAGGGATCTTTTCACAGACCTGTTTTCTAGCCCATCTTTTCCAGCAGCAGCCCCATTTTCCAGTGCCTCTGGGACGGCAGCTTCCAGGAGAAGGCCTTCAGCCAAACTGTCTTGTGCTTGCAGCCCCCGTGGAGTCCCACTGCTTTCACCTACTGTGGCCCCAGGGCTTGCTGTAGCCCCAGAGTCCTCGGGTGGACACTTGCGTACAGCCACAGAGCTTTTAGAGGCTTCATTTAGACTGTCTTTTTCATGTTTCCCTGGCACCGTGGAACTTTTCCTGAGCAACTGGGGAGACTTTGTGAGAACTTTGAGCCCAGCCGGGAGGCGAGCTGTCAGGCCTTTCTCATGAGCATGCAGAAAACCATGTGGGCTGTGGCGGCCTCTGGAGGCTGGTGATGAAGAGGGACTGCTTCCCTGAGCTGGCGGTGACTCACTGACCCCTAACACGGAAGGCCTAGGTGATGTGGAGACGCTGTCCTTCTGTTGTCCTTGTCTCCCTGGGTCTACACTTCCGGAGGACAATGTTTCTGGGGGCTCCTGGGCTGCAGGACAGCTCTTGGGAGTCCGTAACTCTGGGTCCGTGTGTGCAGCCCCAAGTGTTTGGTGAGGTGGGGTTTTGGCGACACCTCTCTTTGGAGAGACCTTTGGGGGCCCCGGGGCCATCATGGCGAATGATCTGGAGGGCGTGTGGGCAGAACATCTGGTTTGAATCCCTGTTTCTGTGGAAGGCAGAGGGTGAGTGAAGATAGGCTTTTTGAAGGCCATTGACGGTTTCTTCCCTGGCACTTCCGTCATGGTCAGATTAGAAGAAATGATAGGAACAGAGGATCCTTTCAGAGGCGGGGCTTTGAATACAGTCCTTGCTGTTTCGCTGGGGACCCTGGCTTGAGGCTTGGCAGATGGTAGCAAACAGTCATAACTGGGCCTGAGTAGGGAGACTGACCTGCCAGgatggggtgggcaggaaggcGCCTCCAGCCCGGCCTCTGGCCCAGCATCACAGTGTTTATCCCTGGTGGGGGGCTCTCCATTGTCACCAGGCTCAGGTAGGGGCCTCGACAGTGGCTGTGGTACAGGACCTGGACTCTTGGAGCACTGTGCCCAGTCCCTTCTGCTGGACATTTTGGAGCTGTgaggaggttgggtggggtgTTTTGGAATGTGTGAATCTGGCCGTAAATCAGCAAGGGGTTCCAGGCCCTCAGTCTTCTTGGATTGTAAGAGTTTACTGGGAGCTAGGGTGGGTGATTTTTCAAGAGTCACTGGGCCAGAGGAAGGAACTCTTGTGGCAGTTTCAGCCTCCATTAGTTTTGATTTCTGAGGTGGAGACTTGCCCCTGGCAGGTATTTTTGTCAGGCTTTGCTTCGGATACATACCCATGGACACTGAAGACCTACAGTCACTCTGGCATGACATACTGTGTGTTGGTCTGGCCAACCTTTGCCGCTGAGTATTTTGCGTTAATGTCCTGGGGCTGAAAAATGCAGTGGATGCTGCAACCGCGTTACCTACATTGTCTCTTGGAAtgttctcagttttctcttcagGTGTTTTTAAGAAAGCATAGTTTCTTGCAGCAGCTCTTGGCTGTAAGTGAGGAATTCCCTGAGGTGAAAGCTCAGTGTGTTCTGCCTTGGGTCCATCAGGGGCCTGACTGATGGAAATGTCGTCTCTGGTAACAGTGAGAACACCTGACTGGTGAGAGCTGAACTCAATGGGCTCGCCATCCTCTGCATCAAATATTACAGTAATACATTCTTCTGAAGAAGTCCTTTTTACAACTCTTTGCTGCTTAATGAAACTGAACGTCTTTGGCCTGCTCTCTATGTGGATGGGCACTTGTTTTCCCTCCTTGTCAGATTTTCCAGATCTTGTGAGGTGATCCAGATTCTCCACAGATTTGTCGGTGTCAGCGGTCAGGGACAAATCTGAAGGGCTTTTCCCATCACTGCTGTCAATGTGCAGCTCATCGAGGGTGTCGTCCTCGGTATCGGAAAGCTGCAGGCCAAGAGCCGGGTGGTCCTGGCCGCATGGATCCCTCTCTCTCTGCGCCTCAGGCATGTGCACACTTGGGCACAGCTTTCTCCCCATGGGACAGGTGCTGGCACAACGGGTCAGCTTTTCAGGCCTCTCCCTGGGGTAAACTGAAGATGTGCCTTCGGGAAAATGTTTtccactgagattccagccaaaCAGACTGTCAGAAACACTGTGGGTTAATTTACAACTGTGCAGCCTGCAGCCCTGGTTTGGAACCACTTGGAGGAATGCTAGGGAGGAAGAGTCCTCCTCGACACCGTGGGAATCTGTGCCACACACAAGTGCCTTGCGGGGCCCCTCGTGATAGGTCTCAGGGGATCTGTGGGGGGCATGCTCCTTGATACTGCTACTCTTAATTCCTGGAGAATATATTCCTTCGTTTGAGTTCATGCAATCTTTATAACCCCATTTGGTTATCACTGATGGGGGTTCCAGTAACACTTTTTGCTTCTGGAGCTTTCTTAGTCCTTCCAAAATGTGGCTTTCCTTGACACGAGATGGAGGTGGTTCATCTGTAGGACTAGCAAAGCCACTTGGGAGCGAAGAGTCAATACTTAGCCTCTTATCCCAGTTTTGTGATGATTGCTAGGAAAGAAaagtagaatcagaaatgacTGAACCATGTGGGTCACAAATATATACAAGGAAAAGCCCATCACTGAATTTACTTTGTTCTAGTGGTTAAGGATttacatataaatgcatatattaattaGTGTGAATTGTTTCATTAATGATGCAGCAAATCTCTACTTTGTCAGGGCCTGAGCTAAGTAGCATGTGACATAAATTAGTAGAAGATAggaccctgccctcaaggagtatGCAGCCCAGCAGGGAAGGGGAGATTTGGCACAAATAACCGTAAGTCAAGAGAGCAAATGCAAAGGGCAAATGTAGTAGGTTCTGGAGAAGTCCAGAAGGAGACTACACCTCTCTCTGTTTGGAAAAGCCCTTGAGTGAAGGATAGGCCTGCCTTAAATATGG
The genomic region above belongs to Manis javanica isolate MJ-LG chromosome 7, MJ_LKY, whole genome shotgun sequence and contains:
- the NCKAP5 gene encoding nck-associated protein 5 isoform X2; amino-acid sequence: MEGKRQLEKRDFGKRLSLDSSLVEYMDSNKYIEHLLSQLEEQHRSLWREKLAVARLQREVAQRRSEGAMHEKLIHELEEERHLRLQSKKRLQEVTLESERNRIQMRGLQQQFSRMEETVRNLLQSQGPPEQRKEETVNIMIYQEKLSEEERKHKEALEDLHVTVDEDSRSEGSSADEGKEKTKLLLERLKVLEAENSALALENENQREQYERCLDEVANQVVQALLTQKDLREECLKLKTRVFDLEQQNRTLSILFQQRVRPTSDLLLQKLHSRIFDLSSGDLLTEVESSRSLTQSQTGAELHQSSQNWDKRLSIDSSLPSGFASPTDEPPPSRVKESHILEGLRKLQKQKVLLEPPSVITKWGYKDCMNSNEGIYSPGIKSSSIKEHAPHRSPETYHEGPRKALVCGTDSHGVEEDSSSLAFLQVVPNQGCRLHSCKLTHSVSDSLFGWNLSGKHFPEGTSSVYPRERPEKLTRCASTCPMGRKLCPSVHMPEAQRERDPCGQDHPALGLQLSDTEDDTLDELHIDSSDGKSPSDLSLTADTDKSVENLDHLTRSGKSDKEGKQVPIHIESRPKTFSFIKQQRVVKRTSSEECITVIFDAEDGEPIEFSSHQSGVLTVTRDDISISQAPDGPKAEHTELSPQGIPHLQPRAAARNYAFLKTPEEKTENIPRDNVGNAVAASTAFFSPRTLTQNTQRQRLARPTHSMSCQSDCRSSVSMGMYPKQSLTKIPARGKSPPQKSKLMEAETATRVPSSGPVTLEKSPTLAPSKLLQSKKTEGLEPLADLRPDSHIPKHPTQPPHSSKMSSRRDWAQCSKSPGPVPQPLSRPLPEPGDNGEPPTRDKHCDAGPEAGLEAPSCPPHPGRSVSLLRPSYDCLLPSAKPQARVPSETARTVFKAPPLKGSSVPIISSNLTMTEVPGKKPSMAFKKPIFTHPLPSTETGIQTRCSAHTPSRSFAMMAPGPPKVSPKRGVAKTPPHQTLGAAHTDPELRTPKSCPAAQEPPETLSSGSVDPGRQGQQKDSVSTSPRPSVLGVSESPPAQGSSPSSSPASRGRHSPHGFLHAHEKGLTARLPAGLKVLTKSPQLLRKSSTVPGKHEKDSLNEASKSSVAVRKCPPEDSGATASPGATVGESSGTPRGLQAQDSLAEGLLLEAAVPEALENGAAAGKDGLENRSVKRSLSSNKPHPKPALGMNGAKARSQSFSTRSGDKPPTPPMEGPGKVRTQIITTTAERGSSLTRQSSSTEGSPHKTSAAPMPDSPPSAGRPLGHPSSRQSPLGSTGSPGSQHRSPRKLPWRIPRRSAGPLAPAGMEDQQACPQGGGPRVAVPEESGSDHCRCPPTPADCPRVLQSPGRTQCATNTETSRTPKLETSGRYPDNSTSRTGAVSPEAPISPTIEEKVMLCIQENVEKGQVQTKSTSVEAKPKPGPSFASWFGFRRSRLPALSSRKMDVSKMERKDAKGLGFGNKQLKSERKKERKNPELQFEIENGLNRDSDVADSPDGGLPSKNYLKTPLDIYHQMTFEQRSRPSPVTGSTKDTFLTELLNRVDKKAAHQTENGSNSVACRSVLKGSSQGSGLTCSSTSPQGNHKKNIKTKADLETPKGSLIKEANENLQDDEEDTVADSTFQSHIIESNCQMRTLDSGIGTFPLPDSGNRSAGRYICQPDSPEDAGPILSLQPALCAASSIGAQTLEREVPSSADCQGTADDATVHPTSDPIVMARGTRPLQSRLPKPASSGKINSQKQNEAEPRPQTCSSFDYTDNTKAREPLADWGSEDNAETQKLKQVEETKGDPENRLSKISLESFNNYNSKTVTLLEKEKNSLNKVEEQKEEKERNEQASLSSSDRPGVDNLESLSDSLYDSFSSCASQGSNDV
- the NCKAP5 gene encoding nck-associated protein 5 isoform X1; translated protein: MEGKRQLEKRDFGKRLSLDSSLVEYMDSNKYIEHLLSQLEEQHRSLWREKLAVARLQREVAQRRSEGAMHEKLIHELEEERHLRLQSKKRLQEVTLESERNRIQMRGLQQQFSRMEETVRNLLQSQGPPEQRKEETVNIMIYQEKLSEEERKHKEALEDLHVTVDEDSRSEGSSADEGKEKTKLLLERLKVLEAENSALALENENQREQYERCLDEVANQVVQALLTQKDLREECLKLKTRVFDLEQQNRTLSILFQQRVRPTSDLLLQKLHSRIFDLSSGDLLTEVESSRSLTQSQTGAELHECQPNAKSGTPALKCPSLGLVIPGTLCPRTSCSSSELSLSSTCSEHSSGSSCTWHDGKNLRKRQSSQNWDKRLSIDSSLPSGFASPTDEPPPSRVKESHILEGLRKLQKQKVLLEPPSVITKWGYKDCMNSNEGIYSPGIKSSSIKEHAPHRSPETYHEGPRKALVCGTDSHGVEEDSSSLAFLQVVPNQGCRLHSCKLTHSVSDSLFGWNLSGKHFPEGTSSVYPRERPEKLTRCASTCPMGRKLCPSVHMPEAQRERDPCGQDHPALGLQLSDTEDDTLDELHIDSSDGKSPSDLSLTADTDKSVENLDHLTRSGKSDKEGKQVPIHIESRPKTFSFIKQQRVVKRTSSEECITVIFDAEDGEPIEFSSHQSGVLTVTRDDISISQAPDGPKAEHTELSPQGIPHLQPRAAARNYAFLKTPEEKTENIPRDNVGNAVAASTAFFSPRTLTQNTQRQRLARPTHSMSCQSDCRSSVSMGMYPKQSLTKIPARGKSPPQKSKLMEAETATRVPSSGPVTLEKSPTLAPSKLLQSKKTEGLEPLADLRPDSHIPKHPTQPPHSSKMSSRRDWAQCSKSPGPVPQPLSRPLPEPGDNGEPPTRDKHCDAGPEAGLEAPSCPPHPGRSVSLLRPSYDCLLPSAKPQARVPSETARTVFKAPPLKGSSVPIISSNLTMTEVPGKKPSMAFKKPIFTHPLPSTETGIQTRCSAHTPSRSFAMMAPGPPKVSPKRGVAKTPPHQTLGAAHTDPELRTPKSCPAAQEPPETLSSGSVDPGRQGQQKDSVSTSPRPSVLGVSESPPAQGSSPSSSPASRGRHSPHGFLHAHEKGLTARLPAGLKVLTKSPQLLRKSSTVPGKHEKDSLNEASKSSVAVRKCPPEDSGATASPGATVGESSGTPRGLQAQDSLAEGLLLEAAVPEALENGAAAGKDGLENRSVKRSLSSNKPHPKPALGMNGAKARSQSFSTRSGDKPPTPPMEGPGKVRTQIITTTAERGSSLTRQSSSTEGSPHKTSAAPMPDSPPSAGRPLGHPSSRQSPLGSTGSPGSQHRSPRKLPWRIPRRSAGPLAPAGMEDQQACPQGGGPRVAVPEESGSDHCRCPPTPADCPRVLQSPGRTQCATNTETSRTPKLETSGRYPDNSTSRTGAVSPEAPISPTIEEKVMLCIQENVEKGQVQTKSTSVEAKPKPGPSFASWFGFRRSRLPALSSRKMDVSKMERKDAKGLGFGNKQLKSERKKERKNPELQFEIENGLNRDSDVADSPDGGLPSKNYLKTPLDIYHQMTFEQRSRPSPVTGSTKDTFLTELLNRVDKKAAHQTENGSNSVACRSVLKGSSQGSGLTCSSTSPQGNHKKNIKTKADLETPKGSLIKEANENLQDDEEDTVADSTFQSHIIESNCQMRTLDSGIGTFPLPDSGNRSAGRYICQPDSPEDAGPILSLQPALCAASSIGAQTLEREVPSSADCQGTADDATVHPTSDPIVMARGTRPLQSRLPKPASSGKINSQKQNEAEPRPQTCSSFDYTDNTKAREPLADWGSEDNAETQKLKQVEETKGDPENRLSKISLESFNNYNSKTVTLLEKEKNSLNKVEEQKEEKERNEQASLSSSDRPGVDNLESLSDSLYDSFSSCASQGSNDV